The nucleotide window AGGTCTTTTAGGCGGGGCGATGCTCCGCAGGAGGTTTGCCCCAGAGTTGGAGTCTTGGACTTGGAGTCTCAGACTTGGAGTCTCAGACTTGGAGTCTCAGACTTGGAGCCTCCCGGATCGCGATCTACCACTGCGCCTCGGCGGACATGGCCACCGGGCCACCGGCGGTGGCCGTCCACAGCTCCAGCGTCCCGTTCGGCCCGTCGTCTGCGTGGAGGACGTAGGGGGCGGTGTCGAAGAGGGGCGACAGGCCGCGGAAGGAGAAACGGGCCGGCGGGCGGCCCCCCAGCTCCGTCGCATAGCGGTAGAGCTGCGTCGCCTGGAGCGGGCCGTGCACCACCAGGCCGGGATAGCCCTCGACCTTGGTGACATAGGGATAGTCGTAGTGGATGCGGTGGCCGTTGAAGGTCAGCGCCGAATAGCGGAACAGCAGGGGCGCGGAGGGCACGATCTCGCGCCGGTGCCGTCCTTCGGCCGCAGGCGGGGGAACCTTCTTCGGCGCATCGCCGGCATCGAGGCCGCGATAGACGATGTCCTGAATCTCGGTCAGCACCGTCCGTCCCCCGGCCTCGATCTCGTGCTTCACGGTGACGAAGCACAAGGTGCCGGTGCGGCCTTCCTTCACGGACAGGTCTTCGACCCGCGACACCCGGCGCATGGTGTCGCCGACCCTCAGCTCGTCGATGAAGGCGAAGCGCCCGCCCGCCCACATGCGCCGGGGCAGCGGCACCGGCG belongs to Xanthobacter autotrophicus Py2 and includes:
- a CDS encoding conserved hypothetical protein (KEGG: bov:BOV_A0148 hypothetical protein), encoding MTGTSELDIEHLRTWIGREDIGTEAVDPALVRRFRATFDDEPGNPVDGEVAPRLLHWCLAQPAVPSHSLGPDGHPARGGFLPPVPLPRRMWAGGRFAFIDELRVGDTMRRVSRVEDLSVKEGRTGTLCFVTVKHEIEAGGRTVLTEIQDIVYRGLDAGDAPKKVPPPAAEGRHRREIVPSAPLLFRYSALTFNGHRIHYDYPYVTKVEGYPGLVVHGPLQATQLYRYATELGGRPPARFSFRGLSPLFDTAPYVLHADDGPNGTLELWTATAGGPVAMSAEAQW